One Phocaeicola dorei genomic region harbors:
- a CDS encoding PQQ-binding-like beta-propeller repeat protein: MKKTFLLSCLMLAAMPVMAAYTGRVYVDKNKNGVFDPGEKTWAGIKVSDGLNVVETAADGSFTLPGHERERFIFITTPSGYKTFNRHYHKIEEKQSGYDFGLMPYSGRIRKDGSHKYIHIADTEIFNTENHEDWVNNVRDYARNEQAAFIIHTGDICYEKGLKAHIKLMNTENMDCPVFYCIGNHDLVKGKYGEELFESIYGPVYYSFDAGNVHYIVTPMPGGDHAPGYTADDVCRWLKNDLAHIRPGTPVVVFNHDLLTYEDAFIFKSKNAGSINLNEHNLKAWVYGHWHINYVKKQGDVYSVCTSSLDKGGIDHSTTAFRVMHVDSKGDFTSELRYTYLDKNICIASPAGVMASGVLPVAVNVYSSVSPVKEVLYTCLADGKPVLKNKRLLQSTDWSWNGELPLSDKHVAKELTLQVTARFNNGEIAKAESNFVCRTEKVAPLFSADWDNLLGNAKHSAPASGPLNLPLQLAWTHNVGANLYMTSPLIHKGKIIVASVDEDLKGAGHVYALNGKDGSTLWSYPVRNSIKNSIAIDGDIVFAQDAQGFLYAIDTETGKLCWEKQLPVNGLPALIDGLVADEGMVYAGTGKGLCAFEARTGKQLWRNEGWGQGEGTTSTLTLGNGLLIGSAQWNALYGNDAQTGEKLWAASDNGLRNRGASPAMHGALLYLISDKSFFILEAATGKVIVRKPLPYNVDVTSTPLLTDKEIIFGSAQKGLIALDSETLEEKWTCPVGDALVYTCPYSRQSSATIETSAVWAGDIVYVAASDGTVYGINKENGKVVWKHATGAPVFGSVALSGNALVVSDFGGNVYLFCK, encoded by the coding sequence TACCCGGTCATGAACGTGAGCGTTTTATTTTCATTACCACTCCTTCGGGATATAAAACATTTAATCGTCATTATCATAAAATAGAAGAGAAACAGTCCGGTTATGATTTCGGCTTGATGCCTTATAGTGGACGGATTCGCAAGGATGGTTCTCACAAGTACATTCATATTGCTGATACTGAAATATTTAATACGGAAAACCATGAAGACTGGGTGAATAATGTGCGTGACTATGCCAGGAATGAACAGGCGGCTTTTATCATTCATACCGGGGATATCTGCTATGAAAAAGGCTTGAAGGCTCATATCAAACTGATGAATACGGAAAATATGGACTGTCCTGTCTTCTATTGCATCGGAAATCATGATTTGGTAAAGGGGAAGTATGGCGAAGAACTCTTTGAAAGCATTTACGGACCGGTATATTATTCTTTTGATGCAGGGAATGTGCACTATATTGTCACTCCGATGCCCGGAGGAGATCATGCTCCCGGCTATACCGCCGATGATGTCTGCCGTTGGTTGAAAAATGATTTGGCGCATATCCGCCCCGGAACTCCCGTTGTTGTTTTCAATCATGATTTACTGACCTACGAGGATGCTTTTATTTTTAAAAGCAAGAATGCGGGAAGCATTAATTTGAATGAACATAACCTGAAAGCGTGGGTATATGGTCATTGGCATATTAACTATGTGAAAAAACAGGGAGATGTTTACAGTGTTTGTACTTCCTCATTGGATAAAGGAGGAATAGATCATTCCACTACCGCTTTTCGTGTGATGCACGTAGATAGTAAGGGAGATTTCACTTCCGAGCTCCGTTATACCTATTTGGACAAGAATATCTGTATCGCTTCGCCTGCCGGAGTGATGGCTTCGGGTGTTCTTCCGGTAGCTGTCAATGTGTATTCTTCCGTGTCACCGGTGAAAGAAGTGCTCTATACCTGTTTGGCCGACGGAAAACCTGTGCTGAAAAACAAGAGATTGCTGCAAAGCACTGACTGGTCATGGAACGGGGAGCTTCCTTTGTCTGATAAACACGTGGCCAAAGAACTTACTTTGCAGGTAACAGCTCGTTTTAATAACGGAGAGATAGCTAAGGCAGAAAGCAATTTTGTCTGCCGGACTGAAAAGGTGGCTCCTTTGTTTTCTGCTGATTGGGATAATCTGTTAGGCAATGCGAAACATTCCGCCCCCGCTTCCGGCCCATTGAATCTGCCTTTGCAACTGGCATGGACCCACAATGTCGGAGCTAATCTTTACATGACTTCCCCACTGATACACAAGGGAAAAATAATTGTAGCCTCTGTGGATGAAGATTTAAAAGGTGCGGGGCATGTATATGCTTTGAACGGGAAGGATGGTTCAACTCTTTGGAGTTACCCTGTTCGTAATTCCATTAAAAATTCCATTGCCATTGATGGTGATATCGTGTTTGCCCAAGATGCTCAAGGTTTTTTGTATGCCATTGATACCGAAACCGGCAAGTTATGTTGGGAAAAGCAATTGCCTGTAAATGGTTTACCAGCCCTCATCGACGGACTGGTGGCCGATGAAGGAATGGTTTATGCAGGAACAGGAAAGGGACTTTGTGCTTTTGAAGCCCGGACGGGCAAACAACTCTGGAGAAATGAAGGTTGGGGACAAGGAGAAGGGACTACGAGCACGCTGACTTTGGGGAATGGTTTGCTGATTGGTTCCGCACAGTGGAATGCACTTTATGGCAATGATGCCCAAACAGGTGAGAAACTTTGGGCGGCCAGTGACAACGGGTTGCGTAATCGGGGGGCATCTCCTGCCATGCATGGTGCTTTGTTGTATCTTATTTCGGATAAATCTTTCTTTATATTAGAGGCGGCTACCGGAAAAGTGATAGTTCGTAAGCCTTTGCCTTATAATGTGGATGTAACTTCTACTCCGTTGCTCACCGACAAAGAGATTATCTTTGGCTCTGCACAGAAAGGGCTGATAGCCTTGGACAGTGAAACATTGGAAGAAAAATGGACTTGTCCGGTGGGGGATGCTTTGGTTTATACCTGTCCCTATAGTCGTCAATCTTCCGCTACCATTGAAACCAGTGCGGTATGGGCGGGAGATATCGTTTATGTAGCTGCTTCGGACGGTACAGTGTATGGAATTAATAAAGAGAATGGAAAAGTGGTATGGAAACACGCTACTGGGGCTCCTGTTTTCGGGTCGGTAGCCTTATCGGGCAATGCGTTGGTGGTTTCGGACTTTGGTGGAAATGTTTATTTGTTCTGTAAGTAG